TCTCGGTCAGTGAGATGAACCCCAGAGGAACGCTGCTTCCACCGCCGACGCAGGCACATTTGAGTTCGCGTTTCTCGACGTAGACAGCCTTGAAGACGGAGAAGGCGCCTACGGTGCCGATGAACAATGCGATGGGGGAGGCGGCCCAGACGAACGCGCCGGCGATCATCAGCACGCCGGCCAGGGTCTCGCCGAACGGGTATAGGTAAGCGTAGCGCACCCAGCGCTTGGCGAGGAGGTCGTAGTTGAGGAACATCGTGCTGAAGCCATCGAGGTCCTGCAGCTTCTGAACCCCCAGGAGGCACATGGAGATGGCGATGAACCACTCGATCGCGCGAACGATGAGGACGCTCCCATGCGCGACATAGCTGACCGCGACTGCCATCAGCAAGCCGACCGAAAAGATGGCGATGATGGGCCGGTAGCTGGTCTCGCCTTCCTCCTTGACGTGCTGACCGAAGTGCCTGCGCAGGTCGTCGTAGCCGCCGATCCGCTCACCGCCGATGAAAACCTGGGGCGTCGTTTCGACGTGATGCTCTCGCTGGAACGCATCCGTCTCTTCGCGCGTCCGGAGCCAGTGATCGTCAACGGTGAAGCCCCGGCGCTGAAGCAGGTCTTTCGATTTCAGGCCGAAGGGGCAGACATGACCCTCCATGACCATACGGTAGAGTTGCGCGTGGCGCGCATCGGCGCCCTTCTGATCGAGCGGCATGCATCGATCTCCAGATTTCGTGCGGTGATCGCGGCACGCTCGGAACACCGGCTGTTGAGGCGGGTTCCGATCAATTGGCAAGGCCGGCGGTCTTGAGGATCCGACCCCTCGTGAAGGTCCGGCGCCGGTCTCCATCGCATCGGCGACTTTAACGGATCTCCTGCCGGCCAGCGCTGGGTTTGCGAGCAACTGGAGCCGGCAGAGGGGAAGCGATCAGAGCATGGACATGATGCGCTGCCGCATCTCTTCGACCGCCAAGCCAAGTTCGGCATGCCAAACGCTCACGTCAAAGCTGCCCTGTCCGGGATAGGATCGCTTCGCGCACAGGAGCGCGCCTGCCGCCTGGTTCGTCAATTGTGGCGCGGCCCAGTCGGCGGCGGCAGCCTTGGAGAGGAACCGGCCGGTCGAGATCGTCGCCCACATCCGCGCCAGGGTCAGCAGGACGTTGCGCTCGTCTCCTTCCGCGCCCGCGACGAGGTCCGGCAGGAGATCGCCGATCGCTCGGCATATGTCCGGGAAGGGTATGTCGGGCACGCGTTCGGTGACGGCGGGGCCGAACAGGGGGACCGCCTGCTCCCTCGCCTGGGCCAGGACCAGGGTGAACTCCGGGGTCGTCTCGCCGTCCGGGACCGCACCCCCTTCGAACGCGCCGCGCAGCCATTCGCCATAGACAAACTCGGCGCGTGCCGGATACGGCAGGCGGACCAGATCGGCCGACCGGAAGACGATCACTTCGAGCGGTCGCCGCCCCTCCCTGTCGAATGGATAGCGCCCGTAAACGGCCATCAGGTCCGCCGCCAGATCCCGGCGGGCGGACGCCGACAGCGAGCCTTCCATGACGGCCAGCAGGTCGACATCGCTGTGCCTGCGCAGACCCTCGGCTACGGCCGAGCCGTGCAGATAGACCGCCGTCTGCGACATGCCCCGCTTCGGCGACAAGAGTCTTGCCCTGCTGCGCCGGTTCCAGCGAATCATGGCCCGAGGCACGGCGTCTGACGGCCAACTCGGCAACATTCTCGCCAGCCTGGATGGTGAACAGTTCCAGCAGTGCTTCGTAGCATGGGCGGCGGCAGTCACCGGCGCGCCGGTGCCGTTCTGATGTGAGGGATACACTGGGTTCGGTGCGGATGATCTCGTTCGGCATGATCCATTTCAGGTGTTATCCTCGGACAGCAGCAAACTCGACGTCCGCCATCTCGGTCTGATATCGACACCGTGGCAGAGGGGAAAGAAGCGGGTTCGTATCGGTGCAGCGCATTCGGTCGATATCGTTCGATGTCCTGTTGGCGCTTTGGACGGGACTTTTCGGCCTTGCCGTCCCTGTGCTGGCCGTGGCTCACTCGTCCGAGCGCACCATCCGGAAAGTGACCCGGTGGTGGGCACGAGGCGTGCTGCTCCTGCTGAAGCACGTCGTCGGTCTTGATCACGTCGAACACGGTCGCGAGAACATCCCCGACCAGCCCTGCCTGCTCGTCTGCAATCACCAGTCGACGTGGGAGACGATCGCCTTTGTCGTGCTCATGCCGGACGTAGCGATCGTCGCGAAGCAGGAGTTGATCAACATCCCCGTGTTTGCCTGGTACCTGAGACGGTCGCCGATGATCATCATCGATCGTGAGGCGGGGTCGCGGTCGCTGAGGACGATGGTCGACGAAGGCCGCGCTGCTCTGGCACAAGGGCGCTCCGTCCTGGTCTTCCCGGAGGGCACGCGTGGCAGCACGTCCGACGGCCTTGTCTTCAAGCGCGGCGTGGGGCTGCTCTACCGGAAGCTGAACATGCAGGTCCTGCCCGTTGCGGTGAACTCGGGCGCATTCTGGGGTCGAGACGCCCGCTTCAAGCGGGCGGGAACCATCATCGTATCTTACGGTCCGCCGATCCCCGCTGGCCTACCGCCGGCAGAGTTTGTTGAAGCGGCGGAGGCTGCGATCGGAGCGGAGATGGCTCCCGCAGGGCAGGGGCGCACGGACGCTAAGATGGAGCGGGACATCTAACTGAGCCGCCGCATTCGGCCTCGCCTCCTGCTCGTGAGGACCGCCGAGCCGATCTCGTCCTGCTCGACCTGCGTATGCCCGGGGATGACGGCTTTACCCTCGCCCGGTGGCTCCGCGAACATTACGACGTGGCGATCATCATGCTGACGAGCGCCGACGAGGTCGTCGACCGCATTGTCGGACTGGAGATCGGCGCGGACGACTACGTCACCAAGCCTTTCGACCTGCGCGAGTTGCGGGCGCGTATCAGCAGCATATTGAGGCGCACCCGAGCGCCTTCGCGTTTGGAACCGCAGCCGGACAAGAACCGGCGCGTGCGCATGGGTCTGGCTTGGCTCGACCTCGACAGCCACCGCCTCCACTGTGACGACGGCAGCGAACTGAAGCTCACCACCATGGAATTCGATCTACTGAATGCTTTCGCCAGCCACCCGAACCGGGTGCTGACCCGCGACCAACTGCTCGATCTCGCGCACAATCGACAGTGGGAACCGTTCGACCGCAGCATCGACATCCGCATCACCCGCATCCGCCGAAAGATCGAGCCCGATCCGGCAAAACCCCAGGTCATCAAGACGGTCCGGGGTTCGGGCTACATTTTCGTGACTGAACAATAAGATGGTCGCTTTAAGCGGCACCTAAGGCGCAGCCTTATCGGGGGGCGGCGGTACCAACTCGATCTCCTCGTTGGTGGCACTGAGCCATAGCGTGTCTGGATACAGCGGAAGGGCAGCTTAATCAGAGTCGGCATCTCGGCAAGCTTGCGCTCCGCCTCTACCCAGCGGCCA
This is a stretch of genomic DNA from Constrictibacter sp. MBR-5. It encodes these proteins:
- a CDS encoding glutaredoxin codes for the protein MPLDQKGADARHAQLYRMVMEGHVCPFGLKSKDLLQRRGFTVDDHWLRTREETDAFQREHHVETTPQVFIGGERIGGYDDLRRHFGQHVKEEGETSYRPIIAIFSVGLLMAVAVSYVAHGSVLIVRAIEWFIAISMCLLGVQKLQDLDGFSTMFLNYDLLAKRWVRYAYLYPFGETLAGVLMIAGAFVWAASPIALFIGTVGAFSVFKAVYVEKRELKCACVGGGSSVPLGFISLTENLMMIAMAIWMPIRMYVIG
- a CDS encoding aminoglycoside adenylyltransferase domain-containing protein, which gives rise to MSQTAVYLHGSAVAEGLRRHSDVDLLAVMEGSLSASARRDLAADLMAVYGRYPFDREGRRPLEVIVFRSADLVRLPYPARAEFVYGEWLRGAFEGGAVPDGETTPEFTLVLAQAREQAVPLFGPAVTERVPDIPFPDICRAIGDLLPDLVAGAEGDERNVLLTLARMWATISTGRFLSKAAAADWAAPQLTNQAAGALLCAKRSYPGQGSFDVSVWHAELGLAVEEMRQRIMSML
- a CDS encoding lysophospholipid acyltransferase family protein is translated as MLLLLKHVVGLDHVEHGRENIPDQPCLLVCNHQSTWETIAFVVLMPDVAIVAKQELINIPVFAWYLRRSPMIIIDREAGSRSLRTMVDEGRAALAQGRSVLVFPEGTRGSTSDGLVFKRGVGLLYRKLNMQVLPVAVNSGAFWGRDARFKRAGTIIVSYGPPIPAGLPPAEFVEAAEAAIGAEMAPAGQGRTDAKMERDI
- a CDS encoding winged helix-turn-helix domain-containing protein, which codes for MRELRARISSILRRTRAPSRLEPQPDKNRRVRMGLAWLDLDSHRLHCDDGSELKLTTMEFDLLNAFASHPNRVLTRDQLLDLAHNRQWEPFDRSIDIRITRIRRKIEPDPAKPQVIKTVRGSGYIFVTEQ
- a CDS encoding P27 family phage terminase small subunit → MPACPAHLSRTAKAEWKRLARQLEILGIISQLNRAAFAAYYQAYGRWVEAERKLAEMPTLIKLPFRCIQTRYGSVPPTRRSSWYRRPPIRLRLRCRLKRPSYCSVTKM